A DNA window from Calliphora vicina chromosome 1, idCalVici1.1, whole genome shotgun sequence contains the following coding sequences:
- the wfs1 gene encoding wolframin has product MATWTKNQPSGGSSRRKWNLDDRTTLNNLKYHIASEGCSEVQYDLAKQLLDNNIEHNEESSREQAVHWLLCAAQQGHEQSANLLQKCYEEGCGITVENEQEVRSCLSLTPGERAARKAARELFACLSNGGKHISPRQLERKMREIYKMQKAKRQPGDSTSTSEDDMDDEDLGHQPLEDGSASIANGSINLRSHRQEDMRRKPRRNHLNMPENFADNDPNITEENLVSAAINYAAGRMPAVNDALTLTVPHPATLDHVPCFHRLLFHPILFFTLLYHRLINIVSELPKRVPQSIRFAVLLTLYWLVSSDNLTVLLPIGFYYLCWCVMVWSTCKMLKTKHDFIDFRIWSGLFLSYGDHNIEADISENRFLKNNMQPYLYFFCAFIGNLLVYPLISSEWLPHSELTTMAGIFVFISMLAFMYSSQRFPDWIVLVSFGVNVLAKYPYEMDEVVTTGWRFLDLKVPTFCSFVIGNGIEFCLNCRTALYLLIPMFLVHLAKRSNWHGTYTHLIPHCVTLSWLQLCITSAQSATMFGVVRATLGLAGILLFLPLFGLVSLLIPVFVVIEWLGFTDPNIRLGSTVVASLLALLGSCFLAINRTTQKYITVIQLFICVTFACVLTFPYMTSNFKDTRFNNMIPDLKHQPVITTSLPVEETHMPPPPTEYLSWQRFYAHCGSQAWWKDNNKIKTQLKCAHLEGQAVAWEGDVTQVQISSVQNKPAWYINQYLPNWLNRMISCLYGESLETLFKCTKPHDQLCNDYQNILKNAHLNQRCSLHKWNTYEYEIRIKMSSGLLDKRQEVVLQAQHKFGNFTRRLVEGDRVHFYGTLINSRILSWPSAQRYEEYILGSSMAHIKLAAIECLQCKDRDNPPVILDALLKSPVDARMRDLMRGIKYLLNVFLSPLITFK; this is encoded by the exons ATGGCAACATGGACCAAAAATCAACCTAGTGGTGGTTCATCAAGACGAAAATGGAATTTAGATG aTCGCACCACTTTGAATAACTTGAAATATCATATAGCCTCGGAAGGCTGTTCGGAAGTACAATATGATTTGGCCAAACAGTTGTTGGATAACAATATAG aaCACAATGAAGAAAGTTCTAGAGAACAAGCGGTACATTGGCTATTGTGTGCTGCACAACAGGGTCATGAGCAATCCGCCAATTTGTTGCAGAAATGTTATGAAGAAGGATGTGGCATTACTGTAGAAAATGAGCAGGAAGTACGTTCTTGTTTATCTCTGACACCGGGCGAAAGAGCTGCCCGCAAGGCTGCCCGTGAGCTTTTTGCTTGCCTCTCGAATGGCGGTAAACACATTTCACCGCGCCAGCTGGAACGAAAAATGcgtgaaatatataaaatgcaaAAGGCTAAAAGACAACCGGGAGACTCTACTTCCACCTCAGAAGATGATATGGATGATGAAGATCTGGGCCATCAACCTTTAGAGGATGGTTCGGCATCTATAGCCAATGGTTCCATAAATTTACGCTCTCATAGGCAAGAGGACATGAGAAGAAAACCACGAAGGAATCATTTGAATATGCCTGAAAATTTCGCCGACAATGATCCCAATATTACCGAAGAGAATCTCGTATCAGCTGCTATAAATTATGCAGCCGGTCGCATGCCAGCTGTAAATGATGCTTTGACACTAACTGTACCACATCCAGCAACTTTGGATCATGTTCCTTGTTTTCATCGTTTGCTGTTTCATCCCATACTGTTCTTTACACTGTTGTATCATCGCCTGATTAATATAGTCTCCGAGTTGCCCAAGCGTGTACCACAAAGTATACGCTTTGCGGTCTTGCTAACACTTTACTGGCTGGTCTCCAGTGATAATCTAACCGTGCTACTGCCCATTGGCTTCTATTACCTATGCTGGTGTGTTATGGTTTGGTCCACCTGTAAAATGCTTAAGACCAAACATGATTTCATAGATTTTCGCATATGGTCGGGATTATTTCTCAGCTATGGCGACCATAATATAGAGGCAGATATTTCGGAAAATCGTTTCTTGAAGAACAATATGCAGccgtatttgtattttttctgtGCTTTTATAGGCAATTTATTGGTTTATCCGCTAATCTCCTCGGAATGGTTGCCACATTCAGAACTCACCACTATGGCTGgcatatttgtgtttatctcTATGTTGGCTTTTATGTACTCGTCTCAACGTTTTCCTGACTGGATTGTTTTAGTGTCGTTCGGCGTTAATGTCCTGGCCAAATATCCCTACGAAATGGACGAAGTTGTGACTACAGGTTGGCGTTTTCTGGATCTTAAAGTTCCCACTTTTTGTTCGTTTGTCATTGGCAATGGCATAGAGTTTTGTTTGAATTGTCGCACGGCTTTGTATCTGTTAATACCCATGTTTTTGGTGCATTTGGCTAAGAGATCCAATTGGCATGGCACTTACACGCATCTTATACCGCATTGTGTTACACTTAGTTGGCTGCAGTTGTGCATAACGAGTGCTCAAAGTGCCACTATGTTTGGGGTGGTGAGAGCAACATTGGGTCTGGCTggcattttactatttttgccATTATTTGGTTTGGTGTCGCTGTTGATACCTGTATTTGTGGTCATCGAGTGGCTGGGCTTTACGGATCCTAATATACGTTTGGGCAGCACTGTGGTGGCATCGTTGCTGGCACTTTTGGGCTCTTGCTTTTTGGCTATAAATCGAACCACTCAGAAGTATATAACGGTGATTCAG CTCTTCATATGTGTCACCTTTGCCTGCGTCCTTACATTCCCTTATATGACATCCAACTTCAAAGATACGCGCTTTAACAACATGATACCTGATCTTAAACATCAACCTGTTATAACCACCTCCCTGCCGGTGGAAGAAACCCACATGCCACCACCACCTACAGAGTATTTGAGTTGGCAACGTTTCTATGCTCATTGTGGATCACAAGCCTGGTGGAAGgacaacaataaaattaaaactcaaCTTAAGTGCGCCCATTTAGAGGGACAGGCCGTGGCTTGGGAGGGTGATGTAACACAAGTGCAAATATCAAGTGTTCAAAATAAACCGGCCTGGTACATTAATCAATATTTACCAAATTGGCTAAATCGCATGATATCCTGTCTATACGGCGAAAGTTTGGAAACTCTATTCAAATGCACCAAACCGCACGATCAATTGTGCAAtgattatcaaaatattttgaaaaatgctCACTTGAATCAACGTTGTTCGTTGCACAAATGGAATACCTATGAATATGAGATACGGATAAAAATGTCATCAGGTTTACTGGACAAACGACAGGAAGTTGTCTTGCAGGCTCAACATAAGTTTGGCAATTTTACTCGCCGTTTGGTGGAGGGTGATCGTGTGCACTTTTATGGCACGCTCATCAACAGTCGAATATTGTCATGGCCTTCAGCTCAAAGATATGAAGAATACATATTGGGTTCTTCAATGGCTCATATAAAATTGGCTGCCATTGAGTGCTTGCAGTGTAAGGATCGTGACAATCCCCCCGTAATATTGGATGCTTTATTGAAATCACCTGTTGATGCTCGTATGCGTGATTTAATGCGcggtattaaatatttacttaatgtatttttaagtcctttaataacatttaaatga